A single window of Debaryomyces hansenii CBS767 chromosome F complete sequence DNA harbors:
- a CDS encoding DEHA2F21032p (similar to uniprot|P41814 Saccharomyces cerevisiae YNL062C GCD10 Subunit of tRNA (1-methyladenosine) methyltransferase with Gcd14p), whose translation MRYKKSSKFFIMDAPRPHYFTILHYTPRRLDLLIPYSIGSERSSRMASVIEDKMNLDREPEVDSLPQREKSTTIISPNQHALIRLPSEGLKIIDLKPGGIISLGKFGTFAVDGILGYPFGQTFEILEELKVKPIKSMTMQADETSVDNENEELTKDDLTKMLSNSSDNNQNIINIGSKIQKLTSEDVDKLKESGATSDIGQRIIEQMIAGHEGFDKKTLFSQQKYLKRKQQKFLRRFTVEYLGSSQLLQYYIEKDTQRVLDMSEETLGLLLNYANVRPGGKYLLIDETGGIILYAMMERMNGQGTIVSAHDNEHPNHIALRYSDYPEEMQNRMVKSINWLQFLEPENEKVEFETATEEEIEEMKHAKRAQYYRREQRAKNINSVIDMVMEGNFDGFISVSTLNMPTLLPEIIPTIGGSRPVVIYSQFKEALLETQHHMSTDKRVLAPSIMETRVRPHQTIPGRMHPVMCMRGFGGYILWGTRVFPRESGITAVGKGSGKSKKEKPEQIPEAVSQQASV comes from the coding sequence ATGAGGTACAAAAAAAgttccaaatttttcataatgGATGCGCCACGACCTCATTATTTTACTATACTTCATTACACTCCTAGGAGATTAGACCTATTAATACCTTATTCAATCGGTAGTGAGAGATCAAGCAGAATGGCATCAGtaattgaagataaaatgAATTTGGATAGAGAGCCAGAAGTTGATAGCTTACCGCAACGAGAAAAAAGTACTACTATAATATCTCCAAATCAGCATGCATTGATTCGCTTACCTTCAGAAGgtttaaaaattattgatttgaaacCTGGTGGAATAATCAGTTTGGGGAAATTTGGAACCTTTGCCGTGGACGGAATTCTTGGATATCCATTTGGGCAAACTTTTGAGATTCTTGAGGAGTTGAAAGTGAAGCCAATCAAAAGTATGACTATGCAAGCAGACGAAACACTGGTGGATaacgaaaatgaagaattgactAAAGATGATCTAACCAAGATGTTATCCAACAGTTCtgataataatcaaaatatcattaacATTGGATCAAAAATCCAGAAATTGACCTCTGAAGACGTAGACAAGTTGAAAGAATCGGGTGCTACTTCAGACATTGGGCAGAGAATAATTGAGCAGATGATTGCAGGTCATGAAGGATTTGATAAGAAAACATTGTTCTctcaacaaaaatatttgaagagaAAGCAGCAAAAATTCTTGAGAAGATTTACTGTTGAGTACCTTGGCTCTTCGCAATTATTGCAATATTATATCGAGAAAGACACGCAGCGTGTTCTCGATATGAGTGAAGAAACATTGGGCTTGTTGTTAAACTATGCAAACGTCAGACCTGGTGGTAAATACTTGttaattgatgaaactGGTGGTATAATTTTGTATGCAATGATGGAAAGAATGAACGGGCAAGGTACTATCGTAAGTGCCCACGACAATGAGCATCCGAATCACATTGCATTGAGATATTCTGATTATCCTGAAGAAATGCAAAATAGAATGGTCAAAAGTATAAATTGGCTTCAATTTTTAGAGCCGGAGAATGAAAAAGTAGAATTCGAAACTGCAACTGAAGAAGAGatagaagaaatgaaaCATGCTAAAAGAGCTCAGTACTACCGTCGTGAACAAAGAgctaaaaatattaactCTGTTATTGATATGGTAATGGAAGGTAATTTTGATGGTTTTATTTCTGTGAGTACTTTAAATATGCCTACGTTGTTGCCAGAAATCATCCCAACAATTGGTGGGTCAAGACCAGTCGTTATTTACAGTCAATTCAAGGAAGCCTTATTAGAGACTCAGCATCATATGTCTACTGACAAAAGAGTCTTAGCGCCTTCAATCATGGAAACTAGAGTCAGGCCACACCAAACTATTCCGGGTAGAATGCACCCTGTTATGTGTATGCGAGGATTTGGAGGTTATATATTATGGGGCACAAGAGTTTTCCCTAGGGAAAGTGGTATAACAGCCGTAGGAAAAGGTTCAGGtaaatcaaagaaagaaaagccAGAACAAATCCCAGAGGCAGTTTCTCAACAAGCATCTGTATAA